A DNA window from Bradyrhizobium barranii subsp. barranii contains the following coding sequences:
- a CDS encoding type II secretion system F family protein, producing MVEFLVSKLHDVRFMTMLLAAIAASATVYTLVMPLFAGEGLAKRMKAVASERERIRQRERERLNKSEKVSLRQTPKQVVSRVVEDFNLTKWLAQEAARDKLIMAGYRGQAPYITFLFARMVAPLVLFVGSIIYVFLIAHMQQSMPIKIGICIGAAYLGLQAPMLFLKNAISKRQLSIKRAFPDALDLLLICIESGMSVEMAFRKVATEIVGQSIALSEEFTLTTAELSYLQDRKVAYENLARRTGLEGVKSVCLALQQAERYGTPLGHSLRVMAQENRDMRMNEAEKKAAALPPKLTVPMILFFLPVLFVVILGPTGIKISELH from the coding sequence ATGGTCGAATTCCTCGTTTCGAAACTGCATGATGTCCGCTTCATGACCATGCTGCTGGCGGCCATCGCCGCCAGCGCCACCGTCTATACGCTGGTGATGCCGCTTTTCGCCGGCGAAGGCCTCGCCAAGCGCATGAAGGCGGTGGCGAGCGAGCGCGAGCGCATCCGCCAGCGCGAGCGCGAGCGCCTCAACAAGAGCGAGAAGGTCTCGCTGCGCCAAACGCCGAAGCAGGTCGTCTCCCGGGTCGTCGAGGACTTCAACCTCACCAAATGGCTCGCGCAGGAAGCCGCGCGCGACAAGCTCATCATGGCGGGCTATCGCGGCCAGGCGCCCTATATCACCTTCCTCTTCGCCCGCATGGTGGCTCCGCTCGTGCTGTTCGTCGGCTCGATCATCTACGTGTTCCTGATCGCGCATATGCAGCAGTCGATGCCGATCAAGATCGGCATCTGCATCGGCGCGGCCTATCTCGGCCTTCAGGCGCCCATGCTGTTCCTCAAGAATGCGATTTCCAAGCGCCAGCTATCGATCAAGCGCGCCTTCCCCGATGCGCTCGACCTGCTCCTGATCTGTATCGAATCCGGCATGTCGGTCGAAATGGCGTTCCGGAAGGTCGCTACCGAAATCGTTGGCCAGTCGATCGCGCTGTCCGAGGAGTTCACCCTGACCACGGCCGAGCTGTCCTATTTGCAGGATCGCAAGGTCGCCTATGAGAACCTGGCGCGGCGCACCGGGCTCGAGGGCGTCAAGTCGGTGTGTCTCGCGCTTCAGCAGGCGGAGCGCTATGGCACCCCGCTCGGGCATTCCTTGCGTGTCATGGCGCAGGAAAACCGCGACATGCGCATGAACGAGGCCGAGAAGAAGGCCGCCGCGCTGCCGCCGAAGTTGACGGTGCCGATGATCCTGTTCTTCCTGCCGGTGCTGTTCGTCGTCATTCTCGGACCGACCGGCATCAAGATCAGCGAGCTGCACTGA
- a CDS encoding type II secretion system F family protein, with the protein MNMQVLALAFLATAAVGGIAWVFLYPLLSGERKAENRRASIARADAPAAKQTEKSQRSRREQVETSLKDLEARRQQEKSVPLGVRLSQAGLDWTPQKFWIVSAVVAGVLFAAAMFVGGGLLGAAGLAFAGGFGLPRWALGFLKKRRENKFLAALPDAVDVIVRGIKAGLPLFESIKVVAADSPEPLRSEFLAIIETQAIGMPLGEACSRLYERMPLPEANFFGIVISIQQKSGGNLSEALGNLSKVLRDRKKMKEKIQAMSMEAKASAGIIGSLPPIVMFLVYLTTPHYISLLWTHPTGQLMLVGCVVWMSIGIMVMKKMINFDF; encoded by the coding sequence ATGAACATGCAGGTCCTTGCCCTCGCCTTCCTCGCCACTGCCGCCGTCGGCGGCATCGCCTGGGTGTTCCTTTATCCGCTCCTGTCCGGAGAACGGAAGGCGGAAAACCGCCGTGCCTCGATCGCGCGCGCCGATGCGCCCGCGGCCAAGCAGACCGAAAAGAGCCAGCGGTCGCGCCGCGAGCAGGTCGAGACGTCGCTCAAGGATCTCGAGGCGCGGCGCCAGCAGGAGAAGAGCGTTCCGCTCGGTGTTCGCCTGTCGCAGGCGGGGCTCGACTGGACGCCACAGAAATTCTGGATCGTGTCCGCCGTCGTGGCGGGAGTGCTGTTCGCGGCCGCCATGTTCGTTGGCGGCGGCCTGCTTGGCGCCGCCGGCCTTGCCTTTGCCGGCGGCTTCGGCCTGCCGCGCTGGGCGCTGGGCTTCCTGAAGAAGCGACGCGAAAACAAATTCCTGGCGGCGCTGCCCGATGCGGTCGACGTGATCGTTCGCGGCATCAAGGCGGGCCTGCCGCTGTTCGAATCGATCAAGGTCGTCGCCGCCGACTCGCCTGAGCCGCTGCGCAGCGAGTTCCTGGCCATCATCGAGACCCAGGCGATCGGCATGCCGCTCGGCGAGGCCTGCTCGCGTCTGTACGAGCGCATGCCGCTGCCGGAAGCCAACTTCTTCGGCATCGTCATCTCGATCCAGCAAAAATCCGGCGGCAACCTCTCCGAAGCGCTCGGCAACCTCTCCAAGGTGCTGCGCGACCGCAAGAAGATGAAGGAAAAGATCCAGGCGATGTCGATGGAGGCCAAGGCCTCGGCCGGCATCATCGGTTCGCTGCCGCCGATCGTGATGTTCCTCGTCTATCTCACGACTCCGCACTACATCTCGCTGCTTTGGACCCATCCGACCGGCCAGCTCATGCTGGTCGGCTGCGTCGTCTGGATGTCGATCGGCATCATGGTGATGAAGAAGATGATCAATTTCGATTTCTGA
- a CDS encoding CpaF family protein, whose protein sequence is MFGKRSGTDTDTRAPKPGAVSPEPAQAPASAVSRAPPPPAVASPPLAPARPAPAMESRRSDNYYEVKATIFGALIEAIDLAQLAKLDSESAREEIRDIVNEIIAIKNIVMSIAEQEELLDDICNDVLGYGPLEPLLSRDDIADIMVNGADTVYIEVAGKIQRTGIRFRDNQQLLNICQRIVSQVGRRIDESSPICDARLADGSRVNAIVPPLSIDGPTLTIRKFRKDKLTLDQLVRFGAISPEGAEILQIIGRVRCNVLISGGTGSGKTTLLNCLTNYIEHDERIITCEDAAELQLQQPHVVRLETRPPNIEGEGQVTMRELVRNCLRMRPERIIVGEVRGPEAFDLLQAMNTGHDGSMGTLHANNPREALSRCESMITMGGFSLPSRTIREMICASIDVIVQAARLRDGSRRITHITEVMGMEGDTIITQDIFLYDMVGEDANGKIIGRHRSTGIGRPKFWERARYYGDEKRLAAALDAAEVAPKT, encoded by the coding sequence GTGTTCGGTAAGCGTAGCGGAACAGACACCGATACTCGGGCTCCCAAGCCCGGCGCCGTGTCGCCAGAGCCTGCCCAGGCTCCGGCGTCCGCGGTGTCGCGCGCGCCGCCCCCACCGGCCGTCGCCTCGCCGCCGCTTGCCCCCGCCCGGCCGGCGCCGGCCATGGAATCCCGCCGCTCGGACAATTACTACGAGGTCAAGGCGACGATCTTCGGTGCGCTGATCGAGGCCATCGACCTCGCCCAGCTCGCCAAGCTCGACTCCGAGTCCGCGCGCGAGGAAATCCGCGACATCGTCAACGAGATCATCGCGATCAAGAATATCGTGATGTCGATCGCCGAGCAGGAAGAGCTGCTCGACGATATCTGCAACGACGTTCTCGGCTACGGCCCGCTGGAGCCTCTGCTGTCGCGCGACGACATCGCCGACATCATGGTCAACGGCGCCGACACCGTCTACATCGAAGTCGCCGGCAAGATCCAGCGCACCGGCATCCGCTTCCGCGACAACCAGCAGCTCCTCAACATCTGCCAGCGCATCGTCAGCCAGGTCGGCCGGCGCATCGACGAATCCTCGCCGATCTGCGACGCGCGCCTCGCCGACGGCTCCCGCGTCAACGCCATCGTGCCGCCGCTGTCGATCGACGGGCCCACGCTCACCATTCGAAAATTCAGGAAGGACAAGCTGACGCTGGATCAGCTGGTCAGGTTCGGCGCGATCTCGCCGGAGGGCGCGGAAATCCTCCAGATCATCGGCCGCGTCCGCTGCAACGTGCTGATCTCCGGCGGCACCGGCTCCGGCAAGACCACGCTGCTCAACTGCCTGACCAACTACATCGAGCACGACGAGCGCATCATCACCTGCGAAGACGCGGCCGAGCTCCAGCTCCAGCAGCCGCACGTGGTACGACTGGAAACCCGTCCGCCCAACATCGAGGGCGAAGGCCAGGTCACCATGCGCGAATTGGTGCGCAACTGCCTGCGTATGCGCCCCGAACGCATCATCGTCGGCGAAGTCCGCGGACCCGAGGCGTTCGACCTGCTCCAGGCCATGAACACCGGCCATGACGGCTCGATGGGCACGCTCCACGCCAACAATCCGCGCGAAGCACTGTCGCGCTGCGAATCCATGATCACGATGGGCGGCTTCTCACTGCCCTCGCGCACCATCCGCGAGATGATCTGCGCTTCGATCGACGTCATCGTCCAGGCCGCGCGCCTGCGCGACGGCTCGCGCCGCATCACGCACATCACCGAGGTGATGGGCATGGAAGGCGACACCATCATCACCCAGGACATCTTCCTCTACGACATGGTCGGCGAGGACGCCAACGGCAAGATCATCGGCCGGCACCGCTCGACCGGCATCGGCCGCCCGAAATTCTGGGAGCGTGCGCGGTATTACGGCGACGAGAAGCGCCTTGCCGCTGCGCTCGATGCGGCGGAAGTCGCGCCGAAGACATGA
- a CDS encoding tetratricopeptide repeat protein, giving the protein MRQRFSLARLLASTSLVAAVAMGLGGCTAMSKLSDVTGSVGPRTEAAPADPARAVEVYGERYRANPKDADAALGYGLALRANGQRAQAAAVLEQATIANPGNKALLAQYGRALADNGNFQQAFDVLSKAHSPDNPDWRLLSVQGTALDQMGRHDEARSYYASALRIAPGDPGVLSNLGLSYMLSKDLPKAEEALRQAYASPRASTRVRQNLGLVIGLQGRFAEAETIVKADLPPDQAAANVAYLKEMLSRSDAPRGAPKRTPVASLSQPD; this is encoded by the coding sequence ATGCGTCAACGGTTCAGTCTTGCCCGGCTTCTCGCGTCCACTTCGCTGGTGGCGGCAGTGGCCATGGGCCTCGGCGGCTGCACGGCCATGTCGAAACTCTCCGACGTCACGGGCTCTGTCGGGCCGCGGACGGAAGCCGCCCCCGCCGATCCCGCGCGCGCCGTCGAGGTCTATGGCGAGCGCTACCGTGCCAATCCCAAGGACGCCGACGCGGCGCTCGGCTACGGCCTGGCCTTGCGCGCCAACGGCCAGCGCGCCCAGGCCGCCGCCGTGCTCGAGCAGGCGACCATCGCCAATCCCGGCAACAAGGCGCTGCTCGCGCAGTATGGCCGCGCGCTCGCCGACAACGGCAATTTTCAGCAAGCCTTCGACGTGCTGTCGAAGGCGCACTCGCCCGACAATCCGGACTGGCGCCTGCTCTCGGTGCAGGGCACGGCGCTCGATCAGATGGGCCGCCACGACGAGGCGCGTTCCTATTATGCGAGCGCGCTGAGGATCGCACCAGGCGATCCCGGCGTGCTCTCCAATCTCGGCCTGTCCTACATGTTGTCGAAGGACCTGCCGAAGGCCGAAGAGGCGTTGCGGCAGGCCTACGCCTCGCCGCGCGCCAGTACCCGGGTGCGGCAGAATCTCGGCCTCGTCATCGGTCTCCAGGGCCGCTTCGCCGAAGCCGAGACGATCGTGAAGGCCGACCTGCCGCCGGACCAGGCCGCGGCCAATGTCGCTTACCTCAAGGAAATGCTGAGCCGAAGCGACGCTCCGCGCGGCGCACCGAAGCGGACGCCGGTCGCCTCGCTCAGCCAGCCCGACTGA
- a CDS encoding metallophosphoesterase family protein, translated as MDRAFVIAQISDLHLDGSGRLLATTEALSAAIRTRMADFADVPDRILLITGDLVDDPTPRALDEALAVIASFRRTGLFTDIQAVAGNHDVKRPSQRAGRHDVYDYLHLPRSSKSVYYRQAGLDLVLLDSNRASLSTLASGHIDESAYSALVADSARLSVELAGSMGSVGRADYAEPAENLVRVLALHHHPLPQATGEGKRFLGVPDEPLMYLAAPATFLEAATSLNVNLVLHGHRHVEGLTRYSIPDPRATRSASGEAFWRTIYVLSCPSSTGQAGDDAGFNIIHFGASSQAGRTEHQFAITRYSRPRNDGTFGPLDPNLPDGVIRLPAGRDFSRDPAVQSAIEIASCAMLKRDQVAAQARRLLMRRAFYADGEVDWSSALHAYLVTSWVWADIGGKFARSERRDDAEALAAVKLLLRRLIEHCADVLGIDDVQVDELLAKRLVNRDDFRREWPGMPSAGVDVSQSRRRLQLLLHDLNEPVRVLGLDLALGGEPPPQTPP; from the coding sequence ATGGATAGAGCGTTCGTTATTGCGCAGATTTCCGACCTGCATCTGGACGGGTCAGGCCGGTTGCTGGCGACGACCGAGGCGCTCAGTGCCGCAATCCGCACGAGGATGGCGGACTTCGCGGACGTTCCCGATCGCATTCTGCTGATCACGGGTGATCTCGTGGACGACCCGACGCCGCGCGCGCTGGACGAAGCGCTCGCCGTCATCGCGTCCTTCCGGCGGACCGGACTGTTCACCGATATCCAGGCGGTCGCGGGCAATCACGACGTCAAGCGCCCGAGCCAGCGCGCGGGCCGCCACGACGTCTATGATTATTTGCACCTGCCGCGGAGTTCGAAGAGCGTCTATTACCGCCAGGCTGGCCTCGATCTGGTGCTGCTGGACTCCAACCGCGCGAGCCTCTCGACGCTCGCGAGCGGCCATATCGACGAGAGCGCCTACAGCGCGCTTGTTGCGGATTCCGCCCGGCTGAGCGTCGAGCTCGCGGGCAGCATGGGATCCGTGGGGCGCGCCGACTATGCGGAGCCGGCGGAAAACCTGGTGCGCGTGCTGGCGTTGCATCATCATCCGCTGCCGCAGGCGACCGGCGAAGGAAAGCGGTTTCTCGGCGTGCCCGACGAACCGCTGATGTATCTCGCGGCGCCCGCAACGTTCCTCGAAGCGGCGACGTCGCTCAACGTCAATCTGGTCCTGCATGGACACCGGCATGTCGAGGGGCTCACCCGCTATTCGATCCCGGATCCGCGTGCCACGCGGAGCGCGAGCGGCGAAGCCTTCTGGCGTACGATCTACGTGCTCTCCTGTCCGTCCTCGACCGGGCAGGCCGGTGATGATGCCGGCTTCAACATCATTCATTTTGGCGCATCGTCCCAGGCCGGTCGCACGGAGCATCAGTTCGCGATCACGCGCTATTCGCGGCCACGCAACGACGGCACCTTCGGGCCGCTCGACCCGAACCTGCCGGACGGCGTCATCAGGTTGCCGGCAGGACGGGATTTTTCCCGTGATCCTGCCGTCCAGTCGGCCATCGAGATCGCCTCATGTGCGATGCTGAAGCGTGATCAAGTTGCCGCACAGGCCCGCCGGCTCCTGATGCGCCGCGCGTTCTATGCCGACGGCGAGGTGGATTGGTCGAGCGCGCTCCACGCCTATCTCGTCACCTCATGGGTCTGGGCCGATATCGGGGGCAAGTTCGCGAGATCGGAGCGTAGAGATGACGCCGAGGCGCTGGCCGCGGTGAAGTTGTTGCTGCGCCGCTTGATCGAGCACTGCGCCGACGTGCTCGGCATTGACGATGTTCAGGTCGACGAGCTGCTTGCGAAGCGGCTGGTCAACCGCGACGACTTCCGGCGCGAATGGCCCGGGATGCCGAGCGCGGGCGTCGATGTTTCTCAGTCGCGGCGGCGGCTGCAATTGCTGCTGCACGACCTGAACGAGCCGGTGAGGGTGCTCGGTCTCGATCTGGCCCTCGGTGGCGAGCCGCCGCCGCAGACACCGCCGTGA